Proteins found in one Sulfolobales archaeon genomic segment:
- the hisH gene encoding imidazole glycerol phosphate synthase subunit HisH, translating to MRVAIIDNGFGNLGNLENYILRTLGVRAEIVKEIGGPGRYELVVLPGVGSFSALSERISGLRSQIEEHLEAGGYVLAICLGMEALFEESEEGPGKGLGIFRGRVIRIPRSSGMRTPRIGWSRLEILRKISPWTILDGAWYYYAHSYYAITTEDSVIGISRYGPLEIPSLLVKDRIVATQFHPERSGRYGDLFAEALKSYMRR from the coding sequence GTGAGGGTGGCTATTATAGATAATGGATTTGGAAATCTGGGGAATCTAGAGAACTATATTCTGAGAACCCTAGGGGTTAGGGCAGAGATTGTGAAGGAGATTGGGGGGCCGGGGAGATATGAGCTAGTAGTACTACCTGGTGTAGGTAGCTTCTCAGCCCTCTCAGAGAGGATATCGGGGCTGAGAAGCCAGATAGAGGAGCATCTAGAGGCTGGGGGATATGTATTGGCTATATGCCTTGGGATGGAAGCCCTTTTCGAGGAGAGCGAGGAGGGCCCTGGGAAGGGTCTTGGGATATTCAGGGGGAGGGTTATCAGAATACCGAGATCTTCTGGCATGAGAACCCCTAGGATTGGCTGGTCAAGGCTTGAGATCCTTAGGAAGATATCTCCATGGACTATACTCGATGGTGCGTGGTATTACTATGCACACTCATACTATGCTATCACAACCGAAGACTCCGTTATAGGTATTTCGAGATATGGCCCGCTGGAGATACCATCACTACTGGTTAAAGATAGGATAGTTGCAACACAGTTTCATCCAGAGAGATCTGGGAGATATGGGGATCTATTTGCAGAGGCCCTTAAAAGCTATATGAGGAGGTAG